One genomic window of Magnolia sinica isolate HGM2019 chromosome 3, MsV1, whole genome shotgun sequence includes the following:
- the LOC131240562 gene encoding MDIS1-interacting receptor like kinase 2-like has translation MAIQKSLSLAFLLLLLEFLSSNAFTTAPASTIGEAEALLEWKASILSPQALHSWSLPSANASANTISPCKWDGIYCNSLGSVIEISLPSAGLQGKLDNLSFSSFPNLFRLNLSNNTLTGTIPADIGTLSRLVSFNISVNKLSGVLPLSMANLSHLSKLDISANEITGPIPPSLGNLTRLTILYLFDNQISGSIPAQLGNLKNLVKLSLWNNSLTGPIPPALGNLRNLTVLHLYSNQISGSIPAQLGNLKNLVDLELSYNHLTGPISPALGNLINLTFLYLQNNQISGSIPLEIGNLINLNVLALFRNLLTGSIPSTLGNLTKLELFSAFDNHLNGEIPKSFRNCTRLTRVRLKGNQLIANVSEAFGVYPHLYFMDVSNNRLFGELSPNWGECRNLTMLQFSGNMITGRIPREIGQLTRLGVLGLSSNRLVGEIPKELGRLTSLFNLNLSDNQLSNRVPQEIGRLSNLEILDLSMNNLAGPIPPQLGNCFKLRYLKLSENYLNGSIPFQIGNLIHLQGALDLSHNSLNGEISSQIGNLQMLEMLNLSHNMLSSSIPKSFEGMLSLQFVDFSYNDLEGPIPNSKAFQKALAEAFIKNKGLCGEVQGLRPCNAPSTSHGDARKGRKVVIFIVLPLLPALFLLVIVVGVSSIYYQRQRNKEKDVLERSNRNPFSIWNYDGIDAFEQILEATEGFDDKYCIGNGGYGKVYKTNLPSGQVVAVKKLHPLEGGDQSDQRSFRNEIRALTEILHRNIVKLYGFCSHSQFSFLVYEYMERGSLASILSNDRGAAELEWTLRVKVIKGVAHALSYMHHDCTQPIVHRDLSSNNVLLNSELEACVSDFGTARLLIPDSSNWTTLAGTYGYIAPELAFTMRVTEKCDVYSFGVVALEVMVGRHPRELISSLSSPSRHDTLLKDMLDQRLLDPTAEIAQEVLFVVSMALSCIRLDPNSRPTMQYVAQELSISRPSFSLGPFHALTLRQLMDLKV, from the exons ATGGCCAtacagaaatctctctctcttgcttttctgcttttattattagaatttctttcttccaATGCCTTTACAACAGCACCAGCATCCACAATCGGCGAAGCAGAGGCTCTCTTGGAATGGAAAGCCAGCATCTTGTCACCACAAGCTCTCCATTCATGGTCACTTCCATCTGCTAATGCTAGTGCCAACACAATCTCTCCATGTAAATGGGATGGGATCTACTGCAACAGCCTTGGAAGTGTAATAGAGATAAGCTTACCGAGTGCAGGCTTGCAAGGTAAGCttgataacttgagcttctcgtCATTTCCAAACCTATTCCGTCTCAATCTCAGTAACAACACACTCACTGGAACCATCCCAGCTGATATTGGCACTCTTTCCAGACTCGTCTCCTTCAATATCTCTGTGAATAAACTCTCTGGAGTTCTACCTCTTTCAATGGCTAACCTTTCTCACCTTTCAAAGCTCGACATCTCAGCTAATGAAATAACTGGGCCTATTCCTCCATCTTTAGGTAACTTGACCAGACTGACAATCCTCTACCTCTTtgacaatcaaatttctggttcaattcctgcacaattaggaaatctcaagaatttggtgaAGTTGTCGTTGTGGAATAATAGTCTGACAGGTccaatccctcctgctttaggtaatttgagaaaccttacagtTTTGCACCTctacagcaatcaaatttctggttcaattcctgcacaattaggaaatctcaagaatttggttgactTGGAGTTGTCGTATAACCATCTGACTGGTCCAATCtctcctgctttaggtaatttgataAACCTTACATTTTTGTAcctccaaaacaatcaaatttctggttcaattcctctaGAAATTGGGAATTTGATAAATCTCAATGTGCTTGCACTGTTCCGtaaccttctaacaggttctatcccttccactttaggaaacTTGACCAAGCTTGAACTCTTCAGTGCATTTGACAACCATTTAAATGGTGAGATCCCAAAAAGCTTCAGAAATTGCACTAGGTTAACTAGAGTTCGACTCAAAGGAAATCAGCTCATTGCAAATGTATCAGAAGCCTTTGGAGTATATCCACATCTCTATTTCATGGATGTCAGCAACAACAGGTTGTTTGGTGAACTCTCACCGAACTGGGGAGAATGCAGAAACTTGACGATGCTACAATTCTCTGGGAACATGATTACTGGTAGAATTCCTCGTGAAATTGGGCAGTTGACACGGCTAGGAGTGCTTGGTCTTTCTTCAAACCGTCTTGTAGGAGAGATTCCAAAGGAATTGGGGAGGTTGACTTCATTGTTCAACTTGAATTTAAGTGATAACCAGCTTTCTAATAGGGTTCCTCAAGAAATTGGGAGACTGTCCAATTTGGAGATTTTGGACCTATCAATGAACAACCTAGCTGGTCCAATACCACCTCAGTTGGGGAACTGCTTCAAACTACGATATCTGAAATTGAGTGAAAATTATTTGAATGGAAGCATTCCATTTCAGATAGGCAACCTGATACACCTACAAGGTGCATTAGACCTTAGTCATAATTCACTCAATGGAGAGATATCATCACAAATTGGGAACTTGCAGATGCTGGAAATGTTAAACCTCTCCCACAACATGTTGTCTAGCTCAATTCCAAAATCTTTTGAAGGGATGCTCAGCTTACAATTTGTAGATTTTTCATACAATGATTTGGAAGGCCCTATTCCCAACAGCAAAGCCTTTCAGAAGGCTCTTGCAGAGGCATTCATAAAAAACAAAGGCTTATGTGGTGAAGTGCAAGGTTTGAGACCCTGCAATGCTCCTTCAACAAGCCATGGTGATGCAAGAAAAGGTCGCAAAGTTGTCATCTTCATTGTTCTTCCTCTCTTGCCAGCCTTGTTCCTTTTAGTTATAGTCGTTGGCGTTTCCTCCATTTATTACCAAAGacagagaaataaagagaaagatgtTCTTGAAAGGAGCAACAGAaatccattttcaatatggaattatgatgggattgatgcATTTGAACAGATCTTGGAAGCGACAGAGGGTTTCGACGACAAATACTGCATCGGAAATGGAGGGTATGGAAAAGTTTACAAAACAAATCTACCATCAGGACAGGTagtagctgtgaagaaacttCACCCACTCGAAGGTGGCGATCAATCtgatcaaagaagttttagaaatgAGATTCGAGCATTAACAGAAATCCTCCATCGCAACATTGTGAAGCTTTATGGGTTTTGTTCTCATTCTCAATTCTCATTTCTAGTCTATGAGTACATGGAAAGGGGAAGCTTGGCTAGCATCCTAAGCAACGATAGAGGAGCTGCAGAGTTGGAATGGACTCTAAGGGTGAAGGTtattaaaggtgtggcccatgcaTTATCTTACATGCACCATGATTGCACCCAGCCAATTGTCCATCGAGACCTATCAAGCAACAATGTTCTGCTGAATTCAGAACTTGAGGCCTGTGTCTCTGACTTCGGCACTGCAAGATTGTTGATACCTGATTCGTCCAATTGGACAACGCTTGCAGGCACTTACGGATACATCGCTCCAG AGCTTGCATTTACAATGAGGGTGACTGAAAAATGCGACGTATATAGCTTTGGTGTTGTGGCACTTGAAGTGATGGTGGGAAGGCATCCTAGGGAGCTCATCTCCTCTTTGTCATCACCAAGTAGACATGATACACTGCTAAAGGATATGTTGGACCAACGTCTCTTGGATCCAACGGCTGAGATTGCACAGGAAGTCTTATTTGTGGTGTCCATGGCACTTTCATGCATTCGGCTAGATCCAAACTCTCGGCCAACCATGCAGTACGTGGCTCAAGAGTTATCTATTAGTCGGCCTTCCTTCTCTCTAGGACCATTCCACGCCCTTACATTACGTCAATTGATGGATCTCAAGGTATAG